The Peribacillus simplex genome contains a region encoding:
- the rsfS gene encoding ribosome silencing factor yields the protein MTERELLVIAAKAADDKRAEDIVALNMQGISLVADYFLICHGNSEKQVQAIAREMKSKADESGITVKRLEGFDEAKWVLVDLGDVVAHIFHKDERNYYNLERLWGDAPFEDLESELTS from the coding sequence ATGACTGAACGTGAACTTCTAGTAATTGCAGCAAAAGCGGCGGATGATAAAAGAGCGGAGGATATCGTGGCATTGAATATGCAAGGTATTTCCCTTGTAGCGGATTACTTTTTGATCTGCCATGGTAATTCTGAAAAACAAGTACAAGCAATAGCCCGTGAAATGAAGAGCAAAGCTGATGAATCCGGAATCACTGTAAAACGTCTTGAAGGTTTTGACGAGGCGAAATGGGTGCTTGTCGATCTTGGCGATGTAGTGGCCCACATTTTCCATAAAGATGAAAGAAACTACTATAACCTCGAACGTTTATGGGGAGATGCACCTTTTGAAGATCTAGAGAGTGAACTGACTTCATGA
- the yqeK gene encoding bis(5'-nucleosyl)-tetraphosphatase (symmetrical) YqeK: MNREKALALVKEQITERRYIHTLGVAESAIELAERYGADVKKAELAAIFHDYAKFRPKEEMEQIIIAEKMDPALLEYNMELWHAPVGAYLVKKEAGIQDAEILDAIAYHTSGRVGMSLMDKVVYLADYIEPGRSFPGVDEVRQTAKQNLDHAVIQALRNTVVFLMKRNQAIYPDTFKTYNDLIMNLKEKM, translated from the coding sequence ATGAATCGTGAGAAAGCATTGGCGCTGGTCAAAGAACAAATCACCGAGCGCAGGTACATTCATACCTTGGGTGTGGCCGAGTCTGCGATTGAACTTGCTGAACGGTATGGTGCCGACGTCAAAAAAGCCGAACTGGCAGCCATTTTCCATGATTATGCAAAATTTCGTCCAAAAGAGGAAATGGAGCAAATAATAATCGCTGAAAAAATGGACCCGGCGTTACTTGAATACAATATGGAGCTGTGGCACGCTCCTGTCGGGGCTTATCTGGTGAAAAAGGAAGCTGGCATCCAGGACGCTGAAATCTTGGATGCGATTGCCTATCACACGTCTGGCAGGGTTGGCATGAGCCTTATGGATAAAGTCGTATACCTTGCTGACTATATTGAGCCGGGACGTTCTTTTCCCGGTGTCGACGAAGTCAGGCAGACGGCAAAGCAAAATTTGGATCATGCTGTCATTCAGGCCTTAAGGAATACAGTTGTTTTTTTAATGAAAAGAAATCAGGCAATTTACCCTGACACATTTAAGACATATAATGATTTGATCATGAATTTGAAGGAGAAGATGTAA
- a CDS encoding nicotinate-nucleotide adenylyltransferase yields the protein MKKIGILGGTFNPPHIGHLIIANEVLDALNLDEIRFMPNHVPPHKEKSEEVTDMDRLAMLENAIAGNPSFYIEGIEIERKGTSYTYDTIKLLKELEPTNEFYFIIGADMIEYLPNWHRIDELVHMVNFVGVKRPGYNEKTLYPITMVKVPQMFISSSMIRRKLRTGKTVKYLIADPVVKYIKGNGLYES from the coding sequence ATGAAAAAAATTGGAATTCTTGGCGGTACATTCAATCCTCCGCATATCGGGCATTTAATTATAGCGAATGAAGTGCTGGATGCCCTTAATCTAGATGAAATCAGGTTCATGCCAAATCACGTTCCTCCACATAAGGAAAAATCGGAGGAAGTAACCGATATGGACAGGCTGGCCATGTTGGAAAACGCGATAGCCGGAAACCCATCTTTTTATATTGAGGGTATTGAAATAGAAAGAAAAGGCACATCTTATACGTATGACACAATAAAATTGCTGAAAGAACTTGAGCCAACCAATGAGTTCTATTTCATAATTGGCGCAGATATGATTGAGTACTTACCAAATTGGCACCGTATCGACGAGCTGGTGCATATGGTCAATTTCGTCGGGGTGAAGCGCCCTGGATATAACGAAAAGACCTTATACCCAATCACGATGGTGAAAGTCCCCCAGATGTTCATTTCGTCTTCCATGATACGAAGGAAGTTAAGAACGGGGAAAACCGTGAAATATTTAATAGCAGATCCAGTGGTGAAGTATATTAAAGGGAATGGTTTATATGAATCGTGA
- the yhbY gene encoding ribosome assembly RNA-binding protein YhbY, whose amino-acid sequence MLTGKQKRFLRSKAHHLNPIFQVGKGGVNDNLIKQIGEALEVRELIKVSILQNCEEDRDDVGLSLSKGARAELVQIIGNTIVLYKESKENKQLKLP is encoded by the coding sequence ATGTTAACTGGAAAACAGAAAAGATTTTTACGATCAAAGGCCCATCACCTCAATCCAATATTTCAAGTTGGTAAAGGCGGCGTCAATGATAATCTCATCAAGCAAATTGGTGAGGCGCTTGAAGTACGTGAATTAATCAAGGTCAGCATCCTGCAAAACTGTGAAGAGGACCGCGATGATGTGGGACTTTCTTTATCAAAAGGTGCACGGGCGGAATTGGTTCAGATTATCGGCAACACCATTGTGCTGTATAAAGAATCAAAAGAAAACAAACAACTTAAACTACCTTAA
- the aroE gene encoding shikimate dehydrogenase — MKKIYGVMGDPIAHSMSPDIHNDAFEKENIEAVYHHFHVTKEGLNDAVKGMKALGIEGFNITIPHKTSIIPFLDEVDELALAIGAVNTVVNKNGRFIGYNTDGKGFFKSLCDEISGDIKAKKTLVIGAGGAARAIYFTLVKEGVKQVDIANRTKERAAQLVSDCPYDKVSKALSIIEAEESLSQYDLIIQTTSSGMSPELDHSPLKVDQLKTGAIVSDIIYNPLQTKLLREAGEKGAETQNGLGMFINQAALAFEIWTGIMPDTARMTDIVLNKLGGNTC; from the coding sequence ATGAAAAAGATTTATGGGGTAATGGGAGATCCAATTGCACATTCGATGTCACCGGACATCCATAATGATGCATTTGAAAAAGAAAATATAGAAGCGGTTTATCATCATTTCCATGTGACGAAAGAAGGTTTGAACGATGCCGTGAAAGGCATGAAAGCCCTTGGTATAGAAGGGTTTAACATCACGATTCCTCATAAGACTTCAATCATCCCTTTCCTTGATGAAGTGGATGAACTGGCCCTTGCAATCGGGGCTGTAAATACGGTTGTTAACAAAAATGGTCGGTTTATAGGGTATAATACAGACGGAAAAGGATTTTTCAAATCCTTATGCGATGAAATATCAGGTGACATCAAGGCTAAAAAAACGTTAGTGATCGGAGCGGGCGGTGCTGCGCGTGCGATTTATTTTACCCTCGTAAAAGAAGGGGTAAAGCAAGTTGATATTGCAAACCGGACAAAGGAAAGGGCGGCCCAGCTTGTTTCTGATTGCCCATATGATAAAGTATCGAAGGCACTCTCGATTATCGAAGCGGAAGAAAGCTTATCACAATATGATTTAATCATCCAAACGACTTCTTCAGGAATGAGCCCGGAATTGGATCATTCACCGTTGAAGGTCGACCAGCTTAAAACCGGTGCAATTGTCAGTGATATCATCTATAACCCTCTGCAAACCAAACTGCTGCGTGAAGCGGGGGAAAAAGGGGCGGAAACGCAAAATGGTTTGGGGATGTTCATCAACCAGGCCGCGCTCGCATTTGAGATATGGACAGGCATTATGCCGGATACAGCAAGAATGACAGATATTGTCTTGAACAAACTAGGAGGTAACACATGTTAA